A segment of the Epinephelus fuscoguttatus linkage group LG23, E.fuscoguttatus.final_Chr_v1 genome:
GGTGGCCCTGAGAGTTCAATGCACTGCAAATACACATTCACAATGTGACAACACACAGCTGCTTATTAATGTCGGCTAGCTGTCAGTGGTGCTGGATAAAGAACTTAATTTAGTCACTTTTTCAAAAAAAgatgttctgggcatgtcccactggttaGAGGCCCCAGAACATGCTGGGGGAATCCTGGGtttcccaggaggagctggaaaccATTGCTCGGGGAGCCCGGTATCTCTCCGAAGTtgtcaacaaacactgactttcaccagAGAGGGCGGTGTTCACGTCCCATAAGATTtgaaagccaaaccctgttgtaTTTTGCCAAACCCAGCCATGTATGGATTGTGTGCGGGAGCGCTCAGATTGATGCTGTCTCtggtgctgacgtattgcggtaagcgagttgtgtcatttccggtgtttctgtgacagcgtctctgtgctgctgtagtgaattctactagcctgctttctgctttctcacttcagttgctttaatatctacttcaagtcttaacccacactggttctgtttaagcacttatagctctcctcctttttacgACTTCcctgctaatctcttagctgttgtttgcacattactagccttggtagctacgtTAGCTTTACAGtgagcgatggcttctccctctgctctttcttgctcggtgtgccaaatgtttagctatgcctctgcctcctttagtgacagtggtaattgtaacaagtgcagcttatttgctgtgttggaggcgaggctcagtgaattagaagcgcggctccgcaccatggaaaaccattcagcagctgcggaagttagccagccccctgtagccggtgcggagccacatagcatagccttagcctctgctagcggtCCTCCGGTAATCCCCGTGCAGCCAGGAGGCTGGGTAACTGTTTGCGAGAGGCgcgactccgtagttttctctggacccctcccaaatctgaccactgatgacatgtttagccgcatgtcatgatttaatcgctggctgtccaggtggtgtccagcaaacgatgtgggtttcgttaataattggcaaactttctggggaaaacctggtcttattaggagagatggcattcatcccactttggatggagctgctctcatttctaggaacctggcaaactttattagtaatttaaatccctgacaacccagagttgagaccaggactcagagtcgcagtcctaaacgcctctctgagcttctagttcagttacccagccatagttttaatagttttatacaaacggtgtctgtcccccggcCGCCTAAATTACTTAAatccaaaattaaacaaagaggagctgtgcataacaacctcataaaaattaaaaccttttctgtgacagaaagacaaaacaggagaattaaatgcggactgttaaatatcaggtctctatcgtctaaagcagtgttagtaaacgaattaatatcagataatcatattgatttactcagtcttaccaaaacctggctgtgtcaagatgaatatgttagtctaaatgagtccactcctcccagtcataataatacccacattcctcgaggcagcggccgaggagggggagttgcagccatttttaactctagcctgttaatcagccctaaacctaaactagattataattcatttgaaagcctcgttcttagtcttttacatccgacctggaaaacctcgcagccacttttatttgttatagtgtaccgtgctcctggcccgtattctgaatttgtttctgaattctcagagtttatatccagtttagttcttaaatcagacaaagttattattgtaggcgattttaacattcatgtcgacgttgataatgactccctggctactgtgtttatctcattattagactccattggcttcagtcagggtgtacatgaacccactcactgttttaaccataccctcgatctagttctgacgtatggaattgaaattgaaaacctaacagtctttccacagaatccctcgctatcgggtcattatctgattacttttgatttctttttatttgatcacatgccactcagcaacagttactataatagattaattataatttaaggaaaagattactccgtcgttaaattcaataccatgcccttcagtaacagaggtttcccatgCCGACTtcaacctctcccgaattgatcatcttgtcgatagcgccaTAGGCTCGCTGCAAACAACACTCGACTCGAAAAAgtagttaacaaagcaaagaaagttcgctccttggtataactctcaaacccgtaagttaaaacaaatatcgcgaaaatttgaaaggaattggcgattaaccaaactggaagaatctcgtttaatctggacagacagtctcaaaacttataagaggggcctccgcaatgccagagcaaactattactcagcattaatagaagacaataagaacaaccacaggtttcttttcagcactgtagccaggctgactgagagtcagagctctattgagccttgtattcctttagcccttagcagtaatgattttatgagcttttttaatgacaaaattctaactattagaggcaaaattcatgacctcctgccctcagatagtacctatctaacctcaaacacagctgtaagacctaatatatatttagattgcttctccccaatttctcttcaagaattgaccgcattgatttcttcatctaaatcatcaatgtgtctcttagaccccatcccaactaggctacttaaggaggtctttcctttagttaacactcatatattagatatgatcaatatatccttattaacaggctatgtaccacagtcttttaaggtagctgtaattaaacctctcctaaaaaagcccaccctggatccagaggtgttagccaactatagaccaatatctaatcttccctttctgtcaaagatccttgagaaagtagtcgcagaccagctgtgtgattttctccaggataataatttatttgaggaatttcagtcaggatttacagtgcatcatagcactgagacagcactagttaaaattacaaatgaccttctgattgcttcagacaaaggactcgtctctgtacttgttttattagatcttagtgcagcgtttgacacaattgaccatcaaattttactgcagagactggaacacttaattggcctaaaaggttctgcactgagttggtttaaatcttatttatctatttatatttatctatctatttatctatttatttaaaaaaaaaacttttcatgaACAGATAAAGGCAAAACTTCCCCAAAGCATTTTGCCAAAGCATGATTGCAGCCAAAATGCTGCTCAATAGAGGAACGGGCGAGGTCCTTGCTGGGTGTAAGGGTTGATGCCAAGTCATTATTGTAGATAAAAGACACATCTGACATCCAAACACACCATAAGGCTTAATGACAAACACTGAGGTAAAAGGGCAGTAAGTCCAAACCTGTCTGGTAGCTGCAATAGACTCTATATACACCAGTCAGCCAGAACATTAAAACCAGTGGTGggtgaagtgagtaacattgatttaacgtgaaactgctttattctgtgtttttacaggtttaaattaaAGTTGAGGACGGCTGTTAGGAAATGTAGGAACATTTTTCCAAGTGGGCCCCACACCCCCTTATGGAAGGTACAAATCAAACATTGAAATTACTGCAAGTTATTGAATCATAAGGTCAAATCATGAGTGAACAAATAATTCTGTtcttaatttattcattcaatctCGAGGCTACTTTGTGCAGAACTGACATAGTGTAAAGAGTAAATCACTGTCAACTCTGTTTTATGGTCAAACTCAATTTAGGTAATTCCAAGACTGTTTGGGACCACAGCattcagaaatatttaaattcaCCATTTTGAGAAATGGTAATTTTCCCTTTTCTACTTGCCAAAATTTAGTGTAACTTTTGAATGTTATTTGACCCCTTTTCCGACAACATAGTTTAATATGGTACcttaatatttctcacttccctcatcaagggttatctcgcaaacaagggcactcaataccaagtgtaagatttaaggggtagaaatgggattgggctaCGTGTTTCAGCCTCGGAGGTTACCCCTTGGTTGTAGGCTATTAgcagtgtgtttctctgtttgcagtgtttttttctaaatgctgtgtctgtgttgtctACTTGGTGAAGATGTTTTAATAGTTTGCTTGTTTTGAGTCTCTGCAGTGTGTTGAGCTCTCAGGGCCACCGTGGGACCTCCTTTGCTCCGTATGTGTTACTGTATGTTAACTAGCCCAGCTGCTGCATACCTTTCCATTACATCAAACACTTTCAAAGGTGAATCAAATTGTCTGCATGTAAGtagacacaaaataataaacGGAACATGACAGTGTCAAAGTGCAGTGGTGACCCCAGCAAGGACGACAGCACAGCAGAAAACACTGTGCGGTTTGACACGTGCATGTTTCTTAACTGATAAGTTTCTGAgtattctgaaaatgttgccTCTGTTCATGAGAACAGACACATATTTCCCTTCAGTTCCCTGTTTTTGAGAGATGTTAAGATAAGTGGCTGCATATAACAACTGGTCATCCTCTCAATCAGCACCTCCTCACAGGGTCCGCTGAATCTACAGACACTGCGAagagaagacaagaagaagagaagaaagtgCTGCAGCAGGTTTGCACCAAACTTTATCATCTTCTGACTTTTATTCACAGGACTGACAGTCAGTACGGCTGTTCCCTAAACAAGTCTCAGTAACACGTCTGTCTCTCGTAGTCACCGTCACCATGAAGATGCTGACTGTGTCTGCACTTGTTTGTGCCATGATGGTTCTGACCAGAGCGGCTGGTGAGTGTAATACATACGGTACACATgttaataaacacaaacagtccAAGTCAATAACTGCAGTGTcaaactttccagctcctccagaggAAACTCCTCCAGATGAAACAGGTGAGTGGCGTTAAGATTTTCACTTCAGCAGAATGTGGTTGTTATGATGCTCTGCTgtgatgacttcacctgtgttTAATGTCAATGAGCAGTTTCTCCTGATAAAAGCTTTGTGTCAGATGCTAATGtaactttatcttattttatatcCTATTACCTTATATTGCTTTTTATTACTCATATAGGGCTGTGTTATGTATTCCAGTGTTTGTATTCTGTTGCAATTTTGTTATGtttatgttatatattatattacatatatatgaatTGATGATGTATGGTTATTTTGTCTTGTTAAGTAATATTGTGTTATGTTAATTCACGTATGTTATATTTATGTTGTGTCATGTAATGTTATGTCATGTTGTGGCTTCTTCGTGCCATCAAAATGAATCTATTTAATATAGTATGGAGACTTTCCCTGGAGACCCCACATTAACCAAACTCTAATGGTTCTCCACAGAGAGTCGCCCGGTCAAGACGTGGACAGGTGGTATCTTGGGCTGGTATTCCTTCAATGGTCGCTGTTACCGCTACATTCCAACACGTATGAGCTGGGCTAGAGCTGAGGTAATGTTGGTGACTTTGACTCAGGAGGCTTTTACAACAAGCTCATTTTGTTTCATACACATGGACATTTGGTGACCTGGGGTCTTCTGCTGACTTGGTGTCTTCAATCTAACTTTCCTTGACAACTgctctctgtccatctgtctctctgtttgtctccacTGTAGAGAAACTGTCAGTCCCTGGGTGGAAACCTTGCGTCTGTTCACAACATCGAGGAGTATCAGGCCATTCAGGATGTGATTTTCAGAGCCACTAATTTGAAAAAACCGACTTGGATTGGAGGCTCTGATGCAGTAGAGGTATTTTATTCATCATTGCACAACTTGGAAATATTGCACACCAAATAcatatcttactatatcttactatataatgacaaaaactctgtctgtgtgtgtgtgtgtgtgtgtatgtgtgtgtgtgtgttccacgtttttctcctcactgacttggtcaatccatgtgaaaattggcacagtggtagagggtcatgggaggatgtgaactctgtctgaatacattgctcttcttaatgggttcagttgactatttaatctgcagtttcccatgacctgtatcccaaacacacaccatgtgaaactgtacgtgggcaactgtgcactcagtgggtttGGACTAGTTTAACATAttaacatattgtaccacattGTGTCAACATGTTATAGTGTTTAATTACATTTCATACGACATTATATATCTATTATATTTCAGTTTAATGTGAGCAAACACTATCATTACTATCATTTATCATTATGGTCAAGCTGTTATAAAAGATGGTATCACATTACTCTTACATGAACTATACTTTTGTGACTTTGCAGTGACTAATCACACCACTATGTCACTTCACTTGAGACAGTATGTACAGGGTACTGTGGGCACAGGGTGTAGagaatctttttttaatgttcttttaaaaaacaacttttttcccACATTTTCCTCCTTTAATTTTATGTAATACTTTGTTTTACTCTTTCTTCCAGGAACGTTTCTGGTACTGGAGTGATGGCACATCTTTCAACTACCGGAGATGGTGTGATGGA
Coding sequences within it:
- the LOC125884014 gene encoding ladderlectin-like — translated: MKMLTVSALVCAMMVLTRAAESRPVKTWTGGILGWYSFNGRCYRYIPTRMSWARAERNCQSLGGNLASVHNIEEYQAIQDVIFRATNLKKPTWIGGSDAVEERFWYWSDGTSFNYRRWCDGEPNNQGGRQHCLQMNYSAKKCWDDLRCTRQLPSVCVRERC